In Kocuria turfanensis, a single genomic region encodes these proteins:
- a CDS encoding Gfo/Idh/MocA family protein — MSQPRVLRIAMNGVTGRMGYRQHLLRSILPIRDQGGITLPDGSRVTVEPILVGRSAAKLEELARRHGVERWSTDLDALIADPTVDIVFDASMTSLRASTLRKAMSAGKHVFTEKPTAETLREAVELARVGRESGVTAGVVHDKLYLPGLVKLRRLVDEGFFGRILSVRGEFGYWVFEGEHQEAQRPSWNYRREDGGSMTTDMYCHWNYVLEGIVGPVRSVTSKAVTHIPARWDEQGHEYPATADDAAYGVFECETPAGDPVIAQINSSWAVRVYRDELVEFQVDGTHGSAVAGLTKCVAQQRAHTPKPVWNPDLPVTESFRDQWLEVPANAELDNGFKAQWEEFLADVVAGREHRFGLLSAARGVQLAELGLQSSAERRTIDIPELDLTAEAGRGADRTADPEAAGALR; from the coding sequence ATGTCCCAACCCCGAGTCCTACGCATCGCCATGAACGGCGTCACCGGCCGCATGGGCTACCGGCAGCACCTGCTGCGCTCGATCCTGCCCATCCGGGACCAGGGCGGGATCACGCTGCCCGACGGCAGCCGCGTCACCGTCGAGCCGATCCTCGTGGGCCGCAGCGCCGCGAAGCTCGAGGAGCTGGCCCGCCGGCACGGGGTCGAGCGCTGGAGCACCGATCTCGACGCCCTCATCGCCGACCCCACGGTGGACATCGTCTTCGACGCCTCCATGACCAGCCTGCGCGCGAGCACCCTCCGGAAGGCCATGTCCGCCGGCAAGCACGTGTTCACCGAGAAGCCGACCGCCGAGACGCTGCGGGAGGCCGTGGAGCTCGCGCGCGTCGGCCGCGAGAGCGGGGTGACCGCCGGGGTCGTCCACGACAAGCTCTACCTGCCCGGGCTGGTGAAGCTGCGCCGGCTGGTGGACGAGGGCTTCTTCGGCCGGATCCTCTCCGTGCGCGGGGAGTTCGGGTACTGGGTCTTCGAGGGCGAGCACCAGGAGGCCCAGCGCCCCTCGTGGAACTACCGGCGCGAGGACGGCGGGTCGATGACCACGGACATGTACTGCCACTGGAACTACGTCCTGGAGGGGATCGTGGGCCCGGTGCGCTCGGTCACCTCCAAGGCGGTGACGCACATCCCCGCCCGCTGGGACGAGCAGGGCCACGAGTACCCGGCCACCGCCGACGACGCCGCCTACGGCGTCTTCGAGTGCGAGACGCCCGCCGGGGACCCCGTGATCGCGCAGATCAACTCCTCCTGGGCCGTGCGCGTGTACCGCGACGAGCTCGTGGAGTTCCAGGTCGACGGCACGCACGGCTCGGCCGTCGCCGGGCTGACCAAGTGCGTCGCCCAGCAGCGCGCCCACACGCCCAAGCCGGTGTGGAACCCGGACCTGCCCGTCACCGAGTCCTTCCGCGACCAGTGGCTGGAGGTGCCCGCCAACGCCGAGCTGGACAACGGCTTCAAGGCGCAGTGGGAAGAGTTCCTCGCGGACGTCGTCGCCGGGCGCGAGCACCGCTTCGGCCTGCTCTCGGCCGCCCGCGGCGTCCAGCTCGCGGAGCTGGGCCTGCAGTCCTCGGCCGAGCGCCGCACCATCGACATCCCGGAGCTGGACCTCACCGCGGAGGCCGGCCGGGGCGCGGACCGGACGGCGGACCCCGAGGCCGCCGGAGCGCTCCGGTGA
- a CDS encoding dihydrodipicolinate synthase family protein, protein MTAVHLPDGAGSRTEHVLAEPGAWPRPQAPIGSRRAYAAAHVVPHVLADNTPGAPAQLDWDATLGFRHDVWSYGLGVADAMDTAQRGMGLDWPATQELIRRSTAEAAAALTAGHPGLRGRTVRDLIACGAGTDQLDPAGIAPGEAGLRAVEAAYREQLAVVEGAGAKVVLMASRALVRAARGAEDYLRVYTGLLDEVRHPVVLHWLGTMFDPALTGYWGSEEVEAATETFLQLIRSRPDKVDGVKVSLLDAGHETRLRAALPDGVRLYTGDDFNYPELVHGDGTRHSDALLGIFAGIYPAASTALQAYDDGQPDRARAILDSTEALGRHVFGAPTFYYKSGIAFLSWLNGHQPGYQMVGGLHSGRSVPHLVRVFQLADRAGLLLDPELAARRMGAFLDVAGAGAPALVPAGGAGGAA, encoded by the coding sequence GTGACCGCCGTGCACCTGCCGGACGGCGCCGGCTCCCGCACCGAGCACGTGCTCGCCGAACCGGGGGCCTGGCCCCGCCCGCAGGCGCCGATCGGCTCGCGGCGGGCCTATGCCGCGGCGCACGTCGTGCCGCACGTCCTCGCCGACAACACCCCCGGGGCGCCGGCGCAGCTGGACTGGGACGCGACCCTGGGCTTCCGGCACGACGTCTGGTCCTACGGGCTGGGCGTGGCCGACGCCATGGACACCGCCCAGCGGGGCATGGGCCTGGACTGGCCCGCCACCCAGGAGCTGATCCGCCGCTCCACCGCCGAGGCGGCCGCCGCGCTGACCGCCGGGCACCCGGGCCTGCGGGGCCGCACGGTGCGCGACCTCATCGCGTGCGGGGCCGGCACGGACCAGCTGGACCCGGCGGGGATCGCCCCGGGCGAGGCGGGGCTGCGCGCCGTCGAGGCCGCCTACCGGGAGCAGCTGGCGGTCGTGGAGGGCGCCGGGGCCAAGGTCGTGCTCATGGCCTCCCGGGCGCTGGTGCGCGCCGCGCGCGGCGCGGAGGACTACCTGCGGGTCTACACCGGCCTGCTGGACGAGGTCCGGCACCCAGTGGTGCTGCACTGGCTCGGCACGATGTTCGACCCGGCCCTCACCGGGTACTGGGGCAGCGAGGAGGTCGAGGCCGCCACGGAGACGTTCCTGCAGCTGATCCGGTCCCGCCCGGACAAGGTCGACGGCGTCAAGGTCTCCCTGCTGGACGCCGGGCACGAGACCCGGCTGCGGGCAGCCCTGCCGGACGGGGTCCGCCTCTACACCGGGGACGACTTCAACTACCCCGAGCTCGTCCACGGCGACGGCACCCGGCACTCCGACGCCCTGCTGGGCATCTTCGCCGGCATCTACCCGGCCGCCTCCACCGCCCTGCAGGCCTACGACGACGGGCAGCCGGACCGGGCGCGGGCGATCCTCGACTCCACGGAGGCCCTCGGGCGCCACGTCTTCGGCGCCCCGACCTTCTACTACAAGTCCGGCATCGCCTTCCTCTCCTGGCTCAACGGGCACCAGCCCGGCTACCAGATGGTCGGCGGCCTCCACTCCGGGCGCTCGGTGCCGCACCTCGTGCGGGTCTTCCAGCTGGCCGACCGCGCCGGGCTGCTGCTCGACCCCGAGCTGGCGGCCCGGCGGATGGGCGCCTTCCTGGACGTCGCCGGAGCCGGGGCTCCGGCCCTGGTCCCGGCCGGCGGCGCGGGAGGTGCGGCGTGA
- a CDS encoding sugar phosphate isomerase/epimerase family protein yields MSADFQLSLNTGTTRNLTLQEAVDATARAGLGHIGVWRDRVAEAGLEEAARMISRAGLQVSSLCRGGFLTATDEAGQRAALEDNRAAIREAAALGTGELIMVVGGLPAAAHVLGGTGDRGDKDLVAARARVADRLAELVPFAREHGVRLVLEALHPMYAADRAVLSTLKQALDYAAPHPPETVGVVVDTFHVWWDPELEAQIARAGAEGRLASYQVCDFNLPIAADALLSRGMMGDGVIDFATIGRWVAAAGYTGPVEVEIFNQEIFDQDADVTLAVMKQRWASLVLPSLTGEPARAPA; encoded by the coding sequence GTGAGCGCGGACTTCCAGCTGTCGCTGAACACCGGCACCACCCGCAACCTCACCCTGCAGGAGGCCGTCGACGCCACGGCCCGGGCGGGGCTCGGGCACATCGGGGTGTGGCGCGACCGCGTGGCCGAGGCGGGCCTGGAGGAGGCGGCGCGGATGATCTCCCGCGCCGGCCTGCAGGTCTCCAGCCTCTGCCGGGGCGGCTTCCTCACGGCGACCGACGAGGCGGGGCAGCGGGCCGCACTCGAGGACAACCGGGCCGCGATCCGCGAGGCCGCGGCCCTGGGCACCGGCGAGCTGATCATGGTCGTCGGCGGCCTGCCCGCCGCCGCCCACGTCCTCGGCGGCACCGGCGACCGCGGCGACAAGGACCTGGTGGCCGCCCGGGCGCGGGTGGCCGACCGGCTGGCCGAGCTCGTGCCCTTCGCCCGGGAGCACGGGGTCCGCCTGGTGCTCGAGGCGCTGCACCCCATGTACGCCGCGGACCGGGCCGTGCTCTCCACCCTGAAGCAGGCGCTGGACTACGCCGCGCCCCACCCCCCGGAGACCGTGGGCGTGGTGGTCGACACCTTCCACGTGTGGTGGGATCCCGAGCTGGAGGCGCAGATCGCCCGGGCCGGGGCCGAGGGGAGGCTGGCGTCCTACCAGGTGTGCGACTTCAACCTGCCGATCGCCGCCGACGCCCTGCTCTCCCGAGGGATGATGGGGGACGGGGTGATCGACTTCGCCACGATCGGCCGCTGGGTCGCCGCCGCGGGCTACACGGGCCCGGTGGAGGTGGAGATCTTCAACCAGGAGATCTTCGACCAGGACGCCGACGTCACGCTCGCCGTGATGAAGCAGCGCTGGGCGTCCCTCGTGCTGCCGTCCCTGACGGGCGAGCCCGCTCGTGCCCCCGCCTGA
- a CDS encoding glycerate kinase: MPPPEGGGRAPGGRPRVVVAPDKFKGTLTAPEAAEALAAGVRRHWPGARVSTVPLADGGEGTVDAAVAAGAQLRRTAVRGALGARVRARWALLTAENGSTTAVVESAQAAGLDQVRPSPATARAAHSYGCGQLIRAALDAGAADVVVGLGGSAMTDGGSGALRALGLEVLDDGGAPVPLGGAGLLRAARLDASGLDPRLRSVRLRLAVDVQNPLYGPAGAAHVFAGQKGADAGARAELDAALRRWAALLAGTPGSRPFRRPGAGAAGGFPSGFLALTPAVLEGGFELVAALVGLEQHLQRADLLLVGEGSLDEQSLQGKAPLAAAAVAAARGIPVAAVAGRLSLSARQLREAGVGAAASLVDVAPSEAEARARAGHYAPLAAAEALRQLDRVRPEPGRDAPVRTHEDTPGSIRHCG, encoded by the coding sequence GTGCCCCCGCCTGAGGGCGGCGGGCGCGCACCGGGCGGCCGCCCCCGGGTGGTCGTGGCGCCGGACAAGTTCAAGGGCACGCTCACGGCCCCCGAGGCCGCCGAGGCCCTCGCCGCCGGGGTCCGGCGGCACTGGCCCGGAGCCCGGGTCAGCACGGTCCCGCTCGCCGACGGCGGCGAGGGCACGGTGGACGCCGCCGTGGCGGCCGGTGCGCAGCTGCGCCGGACGGCGGTCCGCGGCGCGCTCGGGGCCCGCGTGCGGGCGCGCTGGGCGCTGCTCACGGCCGAGAACGGCAGCACCACCGCGGTGGTCGAGTCCGCCCAGGCCGCCGGGCTCGACCAGGTCCGGCCCAGCCCGGCCACGGCCCGTGCGGCGCACAGCTACGGCTGCGGCCAGCTGATCCGCGCGGCGCTGGACGCCGGGGCGGCGGACGTCGTGGTCGGCCTGGGCGGCTCGGCGATGACCGACGGAGGCTCCGGCGCCCTGCGGGCGCTCGGGCTGGAGGTGCTCGACGACGGCGGCGCCCCCGTGCCGCTGGGCGGCGCGGGCCTGCTGCGGGCCGCCCGCCTGGACGCCTCCGGGCTGGACCCCCGGCTGCGGTCGGTGCGGCTGCGGCTGGCGGTGGACGTCCAGAACCCGCTGTACGGGCCCGCCGGCGCCGCCCACGTCTTCGCGGGGCAGAAGGGCGCCGACGCCGGGGCCCGCGCCGAGCTCGACGCCGCGCTGCGGCGCTGGGCGGCCCTGCTGGCCGGCACGCCCGGGTCCCGCCCCTTCCGGCGCCCGGGCGCGGGAGCCGCCGGCGGCTTCCCGTCCGGCTTCCTGGCCCTGACCCCCGCCGTGCTGGAGGGGGGCTTCGAGCTCGTGGCCGCGCTCGTGGGCCTCGAGCAGCACCTGCAGAGAGCCGACCTGCTGCTGGTCGGGGAGGGGTCCCTGGACGAGCAGTCGCTGCAGGGCAAGGCGCCGCTGGCCGCCGCGGCCGTGGCCGCGGCGCGGGGGATCCCCGTGGCGGCGGTCGCCGGGCGGCTGTCCCTGTCCGCCCGGCAGCTGCGCGAGGCCGGCGTCGGGGCCGCCGCGTCCCTCGTGGACGTCGCCCCCTCCGAGGCCGAGGCCCGGGCCCGGGCGGGCCACTACGCGCCGCTGGCCGCGGCCGAGGCCCTGCGGCAGCTCGATCGCGTGCGTCCTGAGCCGGGGCGCGACGCGCCGGTCCGGACGCACGAGGACACACCCGGATCCATCCGGCATTGTGGTTGA
- a CDS encoding carbohydrate ABC transporter permease produces the protein MTNSTIAYDPAPTAEQDSAPAPPQGAASRRSRGPGARGRIRSLLKHLALILTGGVMIYPLLWMLASSLRPNDVIFREPGILLETFESANYTDGWTALSSPFSVYLFNSAVVVLGCIVGNLVSCSMAAYAFARLEFRFKKPAFALMLLTIMLPFHVVIVPQYIMFSQIGWVNTFWPLIVPKLLATDAFFVFLMVQFIRGIPRDMDEAARIDGAGHPRIFGQIILPMMVPALATTTIFTFIWTWNDFFSALIYLTDPDMFTVPVALRAFVDATGESSWGSLFAMSIVSLLPVFIAFLVGQKFLVKGIATTGIK, from the coding sequence ATGACTAACTCGACAATCGCCTACGACCCCGCCCCGACGGCCGAGCAGGACTCCGCCCCGGCCCCGCCGCAGGGCGCGGCGAGCCGCCGGTCCCGCGGCCCCGGCGCCCGGGGGCGGATCCGCTCCCTGCTCAAGCACCTGGCGCTGATCCTCACGGGCGGGGTGATGATCTACCCGCTGCTGTGGATGCTGGCCAGCTCCCTGCGCCCCAACGACGTCATCTTCCGCGAGCCGGGCATCCTGCTCGAGACCTTCGAGAGCGCCAACTACACGGACGGGTGGACCGCCCTGTCCAGCCCGTTCAGCGTGTACCTGTTCAACTCCGCGGTCGTGGTGCTCGGGTGCATCGTGGGCAACCTGGTCTCCTGCTCGATGGCCGCCTACGCCTTCGCCCGGCTGGAGTTCCGGTTCAAGAAGCCGGCCTTCGCCCTGATGCTCCTCACGATCATGCTGCCGTTCCACGTGGTGATCGTGCCGCAGTACATCATGTTCTCCCAGATCGGGTGGGTGAACACCTTCTGGCCGCTGATCGTGCCGAAGCTGCTCGCCACGGACGCGTTCTTCGTCTTCCTCATGGTCCAGTTCATCCGCGGCATCCCGCGGGACATGGACGAGGCGGCCCGCATCGACGGCGCCGGCCACCCCCGGATCTTCGGGCAGATCATCCTGCCGATGATGGTCCCGGCCCTGGCCACCACCACGATCTTCACGTTCATCTGGACCTGGAACGACTTCTTCAGCGCCCTGATCTACCTCACCGACCCGGACATGTTCACCGTCCCGGTGGCGCTGCGCGCCTTCGTGGACGCCACGGGGGAGTCCTCCTGGGGCTCGCTGTTCGCGATGTCGATCGTGTCCCTGCTGCCGGTGTTCATCGCCTTCCTCGTGGGGCAGAAGTTCCTCGTCAAGGGCATCGCCACCACCGGCATCAAGTAG
- a CDS encoding Gfo/Idh/MocA family oxidoreductase, producing MPSADPTGPDGTAPREGRTRYLLVGTGHRCEMYLRSLLDDHADVAELVAVGDSNPGRAEHYRRLAEEAAGAPVQVFDPAALTRTIREQGIDRVLITTPDVTHADYICETLHAGADAVVEKPLTIDAEGCRRVTAAVEETGRDVVVTFNYRYSPRNTALKDVVQSGAVGTVTSVDFSWVLDTVHGADYFRRWHRQKQNSGGLLVHKSSHHFDLVNWWLGDTPERVYASGGLRFYGRDNAEARARAGVPRPVGPDGDPFALDLRSDERLSRLYLDHQHHDGYRRDQDVFSDGITIEDNLALVVDYARGATLCYSLNAHSPWEGYRVAVNGTEGRAELEVVERAAVLPAAGGTPVDPSVTAGADRGGARRRGERLVVQRHWETAEEVPVRNGSGSHGGGDRLLLADVFRGPGEDPYGRPSGYRDGVAAVSVGIAGNLSLETGAPVRIADLDLGSTAAARRSEVPA from the coding sequence ATGCCCAGCGCAGACCCCACCGGCCCGGACGGCACGGCACCGCGGGAGGGACGGACCCGCTACCTCCTGGTCGGCACCGGCCACCGGTGCGAGATGTACCTCCGCTCGCTGCTGGACGACCACGCCGACGTCGCCGAGCTGGTGGCGGTGGGCGACAGCAACCCCGGACGGGCCGAGCACTACCGCCGGCTGGCCGAGGAGGCCGCGGGGGCGCCGGTCCAGGTCTTCGACCCCGCGGCGCTCACCCGCACGATCCGCGAGCAGGGCATCGACCGGGTCCTGATCACCACCCCCGACGTCACCCACGCCGACTACATCTGCGAGACCCTGCACGCCGGCGCGGACGCCGTCGTCGAGAAGCCCCTGACCATCGACGCGGAGGGCTGCCGCCGCGTCACCGCGGCCGTGGAGGAGACGGGCCGCGACGTGGTGGTCACGTTCAACTACCGCTACTCCCCGCGCAACACCGCGCTCAAGGACGTCGTGCAGTCCGGAGCGGTCGGCACGGTCACCTCCGTGGACTTCAGCTGGGTGCTGGACACCGTCCACGGCGCCGACTACTTCCGCCGCTGGCACCGGCAGAAGCAGAACTCCGGCGGGCTGCTGGTGCACAAGTCCTCCCACCACTTCGACCTGGTCAACTGGTGGCTGGGGGACACCCCGGAGCGCGTCTACGCCTCCGGCGGCCTCCGCTTCTACGGGCGGGACAACGCCGAGGCCCGGGCGCGGGCCGGCGTCCCCCGGCCCGTCGGCCCGGACGGCGACCCCTTCGCCCTGGACCTGCGCTCCGACGAGCGGCTCAGCCGGCTCTACCTCGACCACCAGCACCACGACGGCTACCGCCGGGACCAGGACGTGTTCTCCGACGGGATCACCATCGAGGACAACCTCGCGCTCGTGGTCGACTACGCCCGCGGCGCCACCCTCTGCTACTCCCTCAACGCCCACTCGCCCTGGGAGGGCTACCGGGTGGCCGTCAACGGCACCGAGGGCCGGGCCGAGCTGGAGGTCGTGGAGCGCGCCGCCGTGCTGCCCGCCGCCGGCGGGACCCCGGTGGACCCCTCGGTCACCGCCGGGGCGGACCGGGGCGGGGCCAGGCGGCGCGGCGAGCGGCTGGTCGTCCAGCGGCACTGGGAGACCGCCGAGGAGGTGCCCGTCCGCAACGGCTCCGGCAGCCACGGCGGCGGGGACCGGCTCCTGCTGGCCGACGTGTTCCGGGGACCGGGGGAGGACCCCTACGGCCGGCCCTCCGGCTACCGCGACGGCGTGGCGGCCGTGTCCGTGGGCATCGCCGGCAACCTCTCCCTCGAGACGGGCGCGCCGGTGCGGATCGCCGACCTGGACCTCGGCAGCACCGCCGCGGCCCGGCGCAGCGAGGTCCCGGCATGA
- a CDS encoding NAD-dependent epimerase/dehydratase family protein, whose amino-acid sequence MTRVMVTGGSGRLGRSVVGGLAEAGYEVVSVDRALPPEEQRAAAHRAVEHRSAELTDPQATLALMRAARPDAVINLAAIAVPFSAPEHVILQTNAVIAHTVADAATEAGARRIVMASSPTVLGYGSPAGWLPPAFPLTERTPPRPWHAYGLSKHVAEQVAQMFAAARGGSVRYASFRPCYVIAPEEWAGAPTQQGHTVRERLDDPALAAPALFNYVDARDVTTFLEALLERMGATRNGDTYFVGAADALARRPLAELIPQFVPGSEALAAGLTGTAPAFSIDKAREELDWEPARTWRTELREDAGDPAPGQLAGTGRHGKDTA is encoded by the coding sequence ATGACCCGGGTGATGGTCACCGGCGGGTCCGGCCGGCTCGGACGCAGCGTCGTCGGCGGGCTGGCGGAGGCCGGCTACGAGGTCGTCAGCGTCGACCGCGCGCTGCCGCCCGAGGAGCAGCGGGCGGCCGCGCACCGGGCCGTCGAGCACCGGTCCGCCGAGCTCACCGACCCTCAGGCCACGCTCGCGCTGATGCGGGCCGCGCGCCCGGACGCGGTGATCAACCTTGCGGCCATCGCCGTGCCCTTCAGCGCCCCCGAGCACGTCATCCTGCAGACCAACGCCGTGATCGCCCACACCGTGGCCGATGCCGCCACCGAGGCCGGAGCCCGCCGGATCGTGATGGCCAGCAGCCCCACCGTGCTCGGCTACGGCTCCCCGGCCGGCTGGCTGCCGCCCGCCTTCCCGCTGACCGAGCGGACCCCGCCGCGGCCGTGGCACGCCTACGGGCTGTCCAAGCACGTCGCGGAGCAGGTCGCGCAGATGTTCGCGGCGGCCCGCGGCGGGAGCGTGCGCTACGCCTCCTTCCGCCCCTGCTACGTCATCGCCCCCGAGGAGTGGGCCGGTGCGCCGACCCAGCAGGGCCACACCGTGCGCGAGCGCCTGGACGACCCGGCGCTCGCCGCGCCGGCGCTGTTCAACTACGTGGACGCCCGGGACGTCACCACCTTCCTCGAGGCGCTGCTCGAGCGGATGGGCGCCACACGCAACGGGGACACGTACTTCGTGGGCGCCGCCGACGCCCTGGCCCGGCGCCCGCTGGCGGAGCTCATCCCGCAGTTCGTCCCCGGCAGCGAGGCGCTCGCCGCCGGCCTGACCGGGACGGCGCCGGCCTTCAGCATCGACAAGGCCCGTGAGGAGCTGGACTGGGAGCCGGCGCGCACCTGGCGCACCGAGCTGCGGGAGGACGCCGGCGACCCGGCTCCCGGGCAGCTCGCCGGCACCGGACGGCACGGGAAGGACACCGCATGA
- a CDS encoding mandelate racemase/muconate lactonizing enzyme family protein: protein MSIAAVRTELITARLLRSWGPEAPRNHLIAVTVVADDGATGTGFSWTPTIGARAVQALLDDDLAGFVRGRDEHPEVLWDDAWKFLHEGGTGLTGIALAGIDLALWDLRARRAGLSVPALLGRRQRDVAVYGSGVNLHYELDELQEQVRRWVAAGFGAVKIKVGRPDLREDVERVAAVRELLGPDRGLMIDANQRWDLPTARRALDALAPFAPSWLEEPLRADDLEGYRQLRRFSRVPIALGENLHNVYRFRDFIGAGAVDIVQPNIVRVGGITPFRRIVELARTHNVGIAPHLLPELSGQLALTLAEPTMVEVVEDAGFAELGVLAEPSPVRVTGSRLQLLDRPGLGLALRQQSLPAPQAAVV, encoded by the coding sequence ATGAGCATCGCCGCCGTGCGCACCGAGCTGATCACCGCCCGGTTGCTGCGCAGCTGGGGCCCCGAGGCCCCGCGCAACCACCTGATCGCCGTCACGGTCGTGGCCGACGACGGCGCCACCGGCACCGGCTTCTCCTGGACCCCGACCATCGGGGCGCGGGCCGTGCAGGCGCTGCTCGACGACGACCTCGCGGGCTTCGTCCGCGGCCGTGACGAGCACCCGGAGGTGCTGTGGGACGACGCCTGGAAGTTCCTGCACGAGGGCGGCACGGGGCTCACCGGCATCGCCCTCGCCGGGATCGACCTGGCCCTGTGGGACCTGCGGGCCCGGCGCGCCGGCCTGTCGGTGCCCGCGCTGCTGGGCCGGCGGCAGCGCGACGTGGCCGTCTACGGCTCCGGCGTGAACCTGCACTACGAGCTCGACGAGCTGCAGGAGCAGGTGCGCCGCTGGGTCGCGGCGGGCTTCGGCGCCGTCAAGATCAAGGTGGGCCGGCCGGACCTGCGCGAGGACGTCGAGCGCGTCGCCGCCGTGCGCGAGCTGCTCGGCCCCGACCGCGGCCTGATGATCGACGCCAACCAGCGCTGGGACCTGCCCACGGCCCGCCGGGCCCTGGACGCGCTGGCGCCCTTCGCCCCGTCGTGGCTGGAGGAGCCGCTGCGCGCGGACGACCTCGAGGGCTACCGCCAGCTGCGCCGGTTCAGCCGGGTGCCCATCGCGCTCGGGGAGAACCTGCACAACGTCTACCGGTTCCGGGACTTCATCGGCGCCGGGGCCGTGGACATCGTCCAGCCGAACATCGTGCGGGTGGGCGGCATCACGCCCTTCCGGCGGATCGTGGAGCTCGCCCGCACCCACAACGTGGGGATCGCGCCCCACCTGCTGCCGGAGCTCTCGGGGCAGCTGGCGCTGACCCTCGCGGAGCCGACCATGGTGGAGGTGGTCGAGGACGCCGGGTTCGCCGAGCTCGGCGTCCTCGCCGAGCCGTCCCCGGTGCGGGTCACGGGCTCGCGGCTGCAGCTCCTGGACCGCCCCGGGCTCGGCCTGGCGCTGCGGCAGCAGTCGCTGCCCGCCCCGCAGGCGGCCGTGGTCTGA
- a CDS encoding cupin domain-containing protein, giving the protein MGSRTGSIYVNPVTQERAVVLVSSADSGGELVRAELWAPPGARVAAPHTHPRQSERFEVRQGRLGVRYGSDTGVLDVGGAVEVPPGTVHDWWTHGDEPARVLVEVRPALRFEEAIVTLWGLAAAGRTNPRGMPGPLQLALLSHEWDDTIRFVSPPRPVQQLMHRVLGPVARRRGLRGAYPELEQRILIGRLGEPLTLRGPAPAGT; this is encoded by the coding sequence ATGGGCAGCAGAACGGGCAGCATCTACGTCAATCCCGTCACCCAGGAGCGCGCGGTCGTGCTGGTGAGCTCGGCCGACTCCGGCGGGGAGCTGGTGCGCGCCGAGCTGTGGGCCCCGCCCGGCGCCCGGGTCGCGGCCCCGCACACCCACCCCCGGCAGAGCGAGCGGTTCGAGGTCCGGCAGGGCCGGCTGGGCGTCCGCTACGGCTCCGACACCGGGGTGCTCGACGTCGGGGGTGCCGTGGAGGTCCCGCCGGGGACGGTGCACGACTGGTGGACCCACGGGGACGAACCGGCACGCGTCCTCGTCGAGGTGCGGCCCGCCCTCCGGTTCGAGGAGGCCATCGTGACGCTGTGGGGACTGGCCGCCGCGGGGCGCACGAACCCCCGCGGGATGCCGGGGCCGTTGCAGCTCGCCCTGCTGTCCCACGAGTGGGACGACACCATCCGCTTCGTCTCCCCGCCGCGGCCCGTGCAGCAGCTGATGCACCGCGTGCTCGGCCCGGTGGCCCGGCGCCGGGGGCTTCGCGGCGCCTATCCGGAGCTCGAGCAGCGCATCCTCATCGGGCGCCTGGGCGAGCCCCTGACGCTCCGCGGACCGGCGCCCGCCGGCACCTGA